A stretch of Pseudomonas sp. 7SR1 DNA encodes these proteins:
- a CDS encoding PQQ-dependent sugar dehydrogenase — MLKPPHLLTIVLAAGLVACGESSTLQVSDGTGPSPKLPEPNKTLIPTVNIAEAVGWPDGAKPTPAQGLQVKAFAEGLDHPRWLYVLPNGDVLVAETNAPPKPDDSKGVRGWVMKKVMGRAGAGVPSPNRITLLRDANHDGIAETRTVFLENLNSPFGMTLVGNDLYVADTDRLIRFPYKDGDTQIKAQPTKVVDLPGGTLNHHWTKNVIASRDGSKLYVTTGSNSNVAENGMEAEEGRAAIWEVDRASGNHRIFASGLRNPNGLAWEPRSGALWTAVNERDEIGSDLVPDYITSVKDGGFYGWPYSYYGQHVDTRVEPQKPDLVAKAIAPDYAVGPHTASLGLTFAEGSNLPAPFTEGAFIGQHGSWNRKPHSGYKVIFVPFSAGKPVGQPVDVLSGFLNADEKAQGRPVGVVIDKQGGLLVADDVGNKIWRVSAQ; from the coding sequence ATGCTCAAGCCGCCTCATCTCCTGACCATTGTCCTTGCCGCAGGGCTTGTCGCTTGCGGCGAATCGTCCACGCTGCAAGTGTCCGATGGCACCGGCCCATCGCCGAAGCTGCCGGAACCGAACAAGACCCTGATCCCCACCGTGAACATCGCCGAAGCTGTCGGCTGGCCGGACGGCGCCAAGCCGACGCCGGCCCAGGGCCTGCAAGTGAAGGCTTTCGCCGAAGGCCTGGATCATCCACGCTGGCTCTATGTGCTGCCCAACGGCGATGTGCTGGTAGCCGAAACCAATGCCCCGCCCAAGCCAGACGATTCCAAGGGCGTGCGCGGCTGGGTGATGAAAAAGGTCATGGGTCGCGCCGGCGCCGGAGTGCCAAGCCCCAATCGCATCACACTGCTGCGTGACGCCAATCACGACGGCATCGCCGAAACCCGCACGGTTTTCCTGGAGAACCTCAACTCGCCGTTCGGCATGACCCTGGTGGGCAATGACCTGTACGTGGCCGACACTGACCGGTTGATTCGTTTTCCCTACAAGGACGGCGACACGCAAATCAAGGCGCAGCCCACCAAGGTCGTCGACTTGCCGGGCGGCACGCTCAACCACCACTGGACCAAAAACGTCATCGCCAGCCGCGACGGCAGCAAGCTGTACGTCACCACCGGCTCGAACAGTAACGTCGCGGAGAACGGCATGGAGGCTGAAGAAGGTCGTGCGGCCATCTGGGAAGTGGACCGCGCCAGCGGCAACCACCGCATCTTTGCCTCGGGCCTGCGCAACCCCAACGGCCTGGCCTGGGAGCCGCGCAGCGGAGCGCTGTGGACAGCGGTGAACGAACGGGACGAGATCGGCAGCGACCTGGTGCCGGACTACATCACCTCGGTCAAGGATGGCGGCTTCTATGGCTGGCCCTACAGCTATTACGGGCAGCATGTCGATACTCGGGTCGAGCCCCAGAAACCGGACCTGGTGGCCAAAGCCATAGCCCCGGACTATGCCGTCGGGCCTCACACCGCGTCGCTGGGCCTGACCTTCGCCGAGGGCAGCAACCTCCCCGCGCCATTTACCGAGGGAGCGTTCATCGGGCAGCATGGCTCATGGAATCGCAAGCCCCACAGTGGCTACAAAGTGATTTTCGTCCCCTTCAGTGCTGGCAAGCCGGTCGGGCAACCTGTCGATGTGCTGAGCGGCTTCCTGAACGCCGACGAAAAAGCCCAGGGCCGCCCGGTAGGTGTCGTGATCGACAAACAGGGTGGATTGCTGGTAGCCGATGATGTGGGGAACAAGATCTGGCGGGTGTCTGCCCAATAG
- a CDS encoding cobyrinate a,c-diamide synthase, whose product MHSRQCPAVLIAAPASGQGKTTVTAALARLHRTQGRRVRVFKCGPDFLDPMILERASGAPVYQLDMWMVGEQESRRLLWEAAGEADLILIEGVMGLFDGTPSSADLARHFGVPVLAVIDGTAMAQTFGALALGLARYQADLPFAGVLANRVGTLRHAQLLEGSLTEGLRWYGALSRETGIELPSRHLGLVQASELNDLDLRLDAAAEALASSCEVTLPPAVTFAAPEVVAVQPWLDGVRIAVARDEAFAFTYGASLDLLRAMGAQLSFFSPIHDTTLPEADSLYLPGGYPELHHVALARNASMLAAIRAHHEAGKPLLAECGGMLYLLDSLTDVEGTRAELLGLLAGEAQMQKRLAALALQAVELPEGTLRGHTYHHSLTSTDVAPIARGQSPNGGRGAEAVFRQGRMTASYVHFYFPSNPRAIAALFAPVPEAAFANTFDHLTPVEAGLLAKRP is encoded by the coding sequence ATGCACAGCCGCCAGTGCCCGGCCGTCCTGATCGCAGCCCCTGCCTCGGGGCAGGGCAAGACCACCGTCACCGCCGCGCTGGCCCGGTTGCATCGCACCCAGGGGCGCAGGGTGCGGGTATTCAAGTGCGGTCCGGATTTTCTCGATCCGATGATCCTGGAGCGCGCCAGCGGTGCGCCGGTCTATCAGCTGGACATGTGGATGGTCGGCGAGCAGGAAAGTCGACGGCTGTTGTGGGAAGCCGCCGGGGAGGCGGACCTGATCCTGATCGAAGGCGTGATGGGGCTTTTCGACGGCACACCGTCCAGTGCCGACCTGGCGCGGCATTTCGGTGTACCGGTGCTGGCGGTGATCGACGGAACGGCCATGGCCCAGACGTTCGGCGCCCTGGCCCTGGGCCTGGCGCGTTATCAAGCGGACCTGCCGTTTGCCGGGGTGCTGGCCAACCGGGTCGGCACCTTGCGGCATGCGCAACTGCTCGAAGGCAGCCTGACCGAAGGGCTGCGCTGGTACGGCGCGTTGTCCCGGGAGACCGGTATCGAATTGCCCAGCCGTCACCTCGGCCTGGTCCAGGCCAGTGAGCTGAATGATCTGGATCTGCGCCTCGATGCTGCCGCCGAGGCCCTGGCGAGCAGTTGCGAAGTGACGCTGCCGCCGGCCGTGACGTTTGCCGCACCCGAGGTGGTGGCCGTGCAACCCTGGCTCGACGGCGTCCGTATCGCCGTGGCGCGGGACGAAGCGTTTGCGTTCACCTACGGCGCAAGCCTCGACCTGCTGCGGGCCATGGGCGCGCAGTTGAGCTTTTTCTCTCCGATCCATGACACGACGCTGCCCGAAGCGGACAGCCTCTACCTGCCTGGCGGTTACCCGGAGCTGCACCATGTCGCCCTGGCCCGGAACGCGTCGATGCTGGCGGCGATCCGGGCTCACCATGAGGCCGGCAAGCCCTTGCTGGCCGAATGCGGCGGCATGTTGTACCTGCTGGATTCGCTGACCGATGTCGAAGGTACTCGCGCCGAGCTGCTGGGCCTGCTGGCCGGCGAGGCGCAGATGCAGAAACGCCTGGCGGCCCTGGCCCTGCAAGCGGTGGAGCTGCCGGAAGGCACCTTGCGGGGCCATACCTACCATCATTCGCTGACCAGCACCGATGTTGCGCCGATCGCTCGTGGCCAGAGTCCCAATGGCGGGCGTGGAGCCGAGGCGGTTTTCCGGCAGGGGCGGATGACGGCTTCCTATGTTCACTTCTATTTTCCATCGAACCCGAGGGCGATCGCCGCGCTGTTCGCGCCGGTCCCCGAGGCCGCTTTCGCGAACACGTTCGATCACCTGACTCCAGTGGAAGCGGGCTTGCTCGCGAAAAGGCCATGA
- the cbiB gene encoding adenosylcobinamide-phosphate synthase CbiB, whose translation MSVALLSAAAVALDALLGEPRRWHPLVAFGGFADRIEQRFNAGGRGWRSHGVTAWFIAVVPLTLLATALSWAPLVGWLVDILALYCALGLRSLGEHVEPVARALRSGDLDEARRRVGYLVSRETRELDETAVARAATESVLENGSDAVFAALFWFAVAGAPGVVLYRLSNTLDAMWGYRNERFERFGWAAARIDDGLNYIPARLVALTYALLGKTRVALRCWRRQGPTWDSPNAGPVMAAGAGALGVELGGAAVYHGELHQRPPLGEGVPASADSIDRGWQLVQRGVWLWLLILCLGAEFYA comes from the coding sequence ATGAGCGTGGCACTGCTCAGCGCTGCTGCGGTGGCGTTGGATGCGTTGCTGGGCGAACCTCGACGCTGGCATCCGCTGGTGGCGTTCGGCGGATTTGCCGATCGCATCGAACAACGTTTCAACGCGGGCGGGCGCGGCTGGCGCAGCCACGGTGTCACGGCGTGGTTCATCGCCGTGGTGCCGTTGACCTTGCTGGCCACGGCCTTGTCCTGGGCCCCCCTGGTGGGTTGGCTGGTGGACATCCTGGCATTGTACTGCGCCCTCGGACTGCGCAGCCTGGGGGAACATGTCGAGCCGGTAGCCCGGGCGTTGCGCAGTGGGGACCTGGACGAAGCGCGTCGGCGGGTGGGCTATCTGGTCAGCCGTGAGACCCGTGAGCTGGACGAAACCGCTGTCGCGCGCGCTGCCACCGAATCGGTGCTGGAGAATGGCAGCGACGCGGTATTCGCCGCCTTGTTCTGGTTCGCCGTGGCCGGCGCGCCCGGCGTGGTGTTGTACCGCTTGAGCAATACCCTCGATGCGATGTGGGGCTACCGCAACGAACGCTTCGAGCGGTTCGGTTGGGCTGCGGCCAGAATCGATGATGGCCTCAATTACATTCCGGCGCGGCTGGTGGCGTTGACCTACGCGTTGCTGGGGAAAACCCGAGTGGCGCTGCGGTGCTGGCGTCGCCAGGGGCCGACCTGGGACAGCCCCAACGCCGGGCCCGTCATGGCGGCCGGTGCCGGGGCGCTTGGGGTCGAGCTGGGAGGCGCGGCGGTTTACCACGGCGAGCTGCACCAGCGTCCGCCTTTGGGCGAGGGCGTTCCGGCGAGCGCCGATTCCATCGATCGCGGCTGGCAACTGGTCCAGCGCGGCGTATGGTTGTGGTTGCTGATCCTCTGCCTGGGAGCCGAGTTTTATGCTTGA
- the cobC gene encoding alpha-ribazole phosphatase family protein produces the protein MTLRLDLLRHGETELGGGLRGSLDDALTAKGWEQMHTAVAQGGPWDRLVSSPLQRCARFAEQLGARLNVPVHLEKDLQELHFGAWEGRSAAALMDTDAEALGQFWADPYRFTPPDGEPVLAFSTRVLAAVDRLHAAYAGQRVLLVSHGGVMRLLLARARGLPREQLLNVEVAHGALFSLRVSSGSVLAEMT, from the coding sequence ATGACCTTGCGCCTGGACCTGTTGCGTCACGGCGAAACCGAGCTGGGAGGCGGGCTGCGAGGCAGTCTCGACGATGCCCTGACGGCCAAGGGGTGGGAGCAGATGCACACGGCCGTCGCTCAAGGCGGGCCCTGGGATCGGCTGGTGAGTTCACCCTTGCAGCGCTGTGCCCGTTTCGCCGAACAACTCGGCGCCCGGCTCAACGTGCCGGTGCACTTGGAAAAAGACCTGCAAGAGCTGCATTTTGGCGCCTGGGAAGGTCGCAGCGCAGCGGCGTTGATGGACACTGATGCCGAGGCACTGGGCCAGTTCTGGGCCGATCCCTACCGGTTCACCCCGCCCGACGGCGAGCCGGTACTGGCGTTCTCGACACGGGTCCTGGCGGCGGTGGACCGTCTGCATGCGGCCTATGCGGGGCAGCGCGTCCTGCTGGTCAGTCATGGCGGTGTGATGCGATTGCTGCTGGCTCGTGCCCGGGGGCTGCCACGGGAGCAGTTGCTCAACGTCGAAGTGGCCCATGGCGCGCTGTTTTCACTGCGCGTGTCCTCCGGTTCGGTTCTGGCGGAGATGACCTGA
- the cobU gene encoding bifunctional adenosylcobinamide kinase/adenosylcobinamide-phosphate guanylyltransferase, whose product MLQLILGGARSGKSRLAEKLATDTQLPVTYIATSQPLDGEMNARVAQHRARRPAEWALVEEPLALARVLQENAAPGQCLLVDCLTLWLTNLLMLDDAERLNAERDALLDCLAALPGDIIFVSNETGMGVVPLGELTRRYVDEAGWLHQALAERCQRVVLTVAGLPLTLKGTAS is encoded by the coding sequence ATGCTCCAACTGATCCTCGGCGGCGCCCGCTCCGGCAAGAGTCGCCTGGCGGAAAAACTCGCCACGGACACTCAATTACCCGTGACCTACATCGCCACCAGCCAACCCCTGGACGGCGAGATGAACGCACGGGTCGCCCAGCACCGCGCCCGTCGCCCGGCCGAATGGGCGCTGGTGGAAGAACCCTTGGCCCTGGCCCGGGTGCTACAGGAAAACGCCGCACCCGGGCAATGCCTGCTGGTGGATTGCTTGACCCTGTGGTTGACCAACCTGCTGATGCTCGACGACGCCGAGCGGTTGAATGCAGAACGCGATGCGCTGCTGGACTGCCTTGCTGCGCTGCCCGGCGACATCATTTTTGTCAGCAACGAGACCGGCATGGGTGTCGTGCCGCTGGGTGAGTTGACTCGCCGTTATGTCGATGAAGCCGGTTGGCTGCATCAAGCCTTGGCCGAACGGTGTCAGCGTGTCGTGCTGACCGTCGCCGGCCTGCCCCTGACTCTCAAAGGTACTGCGTCATGA
- the bluB gene encoding 5,6-dimethylbenzimidazole synthase, translated as MTDNAFSQAERDAIYRAIAERRDMRHFAGGSIEPALLRRLLEAAHQAPSVGLMQPWRFIRISDRALRGNIRQLVEEERVRTAEALGERSDEFMKLKVEGIDDCAEVLVAALMDDRERHIFGRRTLPEMDLASLSCAIQNLWLAARAEGLGMGWVSLFEPQALADLLGLPVGAKPLAILCLGPVQSFYPAPMLTLEGWAQSRPLNELLYENRWGVSS; from the coding sequence ATGACCGACAACGCTTTCTCCCAGGCCGAACGCGACGCCATCTACCGCGCCATCGCCGAGCGCCGCGACATGCGCCACTTCGCAGGTGGCTCGATTGAGCCGGCCTTGCTGCGGCGCCTGCTGGAAGCGGCGCATCAGGCTCCCAGCGTGGGCCTGATGCAGCCGTGGCGATTCATTCGCATCAGTGACCGCGCCCTGCGCGGCAATATCCGGCAGTTGGTGGAAGAGGAACGTGTTCGCACCGCCGAGGCCCTGGGCGAGCGTAGCGATGAGTTCATGAAGCTCAAGGTCGAAGGCATCGACGACTGCGCCGAAGTGTTGGTGGCCGCGTTGATGGATGATCGCGAGCGGCATATCTTCGGGCGTCGGACCTTGCCGGAAATGGATCTGGCCTCGCTGTCCTGCGCCATCCAGAACCTGTGGCTGGCCGCCCGTGCCGAAGGGTTGGGGATGGGCTGGGTGTCGTTGTTCGAGCCCCAGGCCCTGGCCGACCTGCTGGGGTTGCCCGTCGGCGCCAAGCCCCTGGCGATTCTGTGCCTGGGGCCGGTGCAGAGCTTTTACCCGGCTCCGATGCTCACCCTGGAGGGCTGGGCGCAATCGAGGCCGCTAAATGAACTGCTTTATGAAAACCGTTGGGGCGTGAGCTCATGA
- the cobO gene encoding cob(I)yrinic acid a,c-diamide adenosyltransferase codes for MTGSPISDASDRDERHLARMLRKKAVIDERIANAPNECGLLLVLSGNGKGKSSSAFGMLARAMGHGMQCGVVQFIKGRNSTGEELFFRRFPEQVRFHVMGEGFTWETQDRQRDIAAAEAAWAVSRQLLGDPSIGLVVLDELNIALKHGYLDLDQVLSDLQARPPMQHVVVTGRGAKPEMIELADTVTEMGMIKHAFQAGIKAQKGVEL; via the coding sequence ATGACCGGTTCCCCCATTTCCGATGCGTCCGATCGCGACGAACGTCACCTGGCGCGCATGCTGCGCAAGAAAGCCGTGATCGACGAGCGTATTGCCAACGCGCCGAACGAGTGCGGCCTGCTGCTGGTGCTGAGCGGCAACGGCAAGGGCAAGAGCAGCTCTGCGTTCGGCATGCTCGCGCGGGCCATGGGGCATGGCATGCAATGCGGCGTGGTGCAGTTCATCAAGGGGCGCAACAGCACCGGGGAAGAACTGTTTTTCCGTCGCTTCCCGGAGCAGGTGCGTTTTCATGTGATGGGGGAAGGATTTACCTGGGAAACCCAGGACCGCCAGCGCGATATCGCTGCTGCCGAAGCCGCCTGGGCGGTGTCGCGCCAGTTGCTGGGCGATCCGTCCATCGGCCTGGTCGTGCTCGATGAACTCAATATCGCCCTCAAGCATGGATACCTGGACCTGGACCAGGTGCTGAGCGACCTGCAGGCCCGCCCGCCCATGCAGCATGTGGTGGTGACCGGGCGTGGCGCCAAGCCGGAAATGATCGAGTTGGCGGATACCGTCACCGAGATGGGCATGATCAAGCACGCCTTCCAGGCCGGCATCAAGGCGCAGAAGGGCGTCGAGCTGTGA
- the cobT gene encoding nicotinate-nucleotide--dimethylbenzimidazole phosphoribosyltransferase: protein MTHRWWLDPCKPLDTQVLEQAAARQQQLTKPAGSLGRLESVAVQLAGLQGQLKPSLDQVWIAIFAGDHGVVAEGVSAFPQEVTGQMLLNFVSGGAAISVLARQLEARLEVVDLGTVTPSLELAGVRHLRVGPGTANFLHGAAMTPKQGVQALQAGHDSVARAVEVGTQLFIGGEMGIGNTTAASALACALLDCPVTHLVGPGTGLDAAGISRKALVIERALALHGAQGNDPLQTLFNLGGFEIAALVGAYLACAQQGVAVLVDGFICSVAALVAVRLNPGCRPWLLFAHRGAEPGHLHVLETLGAEPLLDLGLRLGEGSGAALAVPLLRLACGLHGQMATFAEAAVADRPA from the coding sequence ATGACTCACCGCTGGTGGCTGGACCCCTGCAAGCCCCTCGATACCCAGGTCCTGGAACAGGCCGCGGCTCGTCAGCAACAGCTGACCAAACCGGCCGGCTCACTCGGCCGGCTGGAGTCGGTGGCGGTGCAACTGGCGGGGTTGCAAGGGCAGCTCAAGCCGAGTCTGGATCAAGTCTGGATCGCGATTTTTGCCGGCGATCATGGAGTCGTGGCCGAGGGCGTATCAGCCTTCCCTCAAGAAGTGACCGGGCAGATGCTGCTCAACTTCGTCAGCGGCGGCGCGGCCATCAGTGTCCTGGCGCGGCAACTGGAGGCCCGGCTGGAAGTGGTGGACCTGGGCACGGTGACGCCGTCGCTCGAATTGGCGGGTGTCAGGCATCTGCGGGTCGGGCCTGGTACCGCGAATTTTCTCCATGGCGCGGCGATGACCCCGAAGCAGGGCGTGCAGGCTTTGCAAGCGGGGCACGACAGCGTGGCGCGCGCGGTCGAGGTCGGCACGCAGTTGTTCATCGGTGGCGAAATGGGCATCGGCAACACCACCGCGGCCAGCGCCCTGGCTTGCGCCTTGCTGGATTGCCCGGTGACTCACCTGGTGGGGCCGGGTACGGGACTGGACGCGGCGGGTATCAGCCGCAAGGCGCTGGTCATCGAACGCGCCCTGGCGTTGCATGGTGCCCAGGGCAACGACCCGCTGCAGACGCTGTTCAACCTGGGCGGTTTTGAAATCGCAGCGCTGGTCGGTGCCTACCTGGCCTGTGCCCAACAAGGTGTCGCGGTGCTGGTGGACGGTTTCATCTGCAGTGTCGCGGCATTGGTGGCGGTGCGGCTCAATCCGGGCTGCCGGCCATGGCTTCTGTTCGCCCATCGCGGTGCCGAGCCAGGGCATCTCCATGTGCTGGAAACCCTCGGAGCCGAACCGCTGCTCGATCTGGGCCTGCGCCTGGGCGAGGGCAGCGGCGCGGCGCTGGCGGTGCCGCTGTTGCGCCTGGCTTGTGGCCTGCACGGGCAGATGGCGACGTTTGCCGAGGCCGCCGTGGCGGATCGCCCGGCATGA
- the cobD gene encoding threonine-phosphate decarboxylase CobD, with product MLEHGGRLRNAARQYGIAEAQWLDLSSGLAPWPFEVPAIPLRAWARLPETDDGLEQAARDYYGAEHVLPVAGSQMAIQLLPRLRRTGKVGVLSPCYAEHAEAWRRSGYIVREVLEAEVDFFLDSLDVLVVVNPNNPTGLSLSPERLLDWHARLAQRGGWLVVDEAFMDVTPQLSLAAHAHQVGLIVLRSFGKFFGLAGVRLGFVLAERHLLRLLAEQVGPWAVSGPTRVLGQACLLDHAAQVRQRQRCEVTSQRLALTLERHGFKPQGGCGLFQWLVTEHAQVLHDFMARRGILLRLFSHNSSLRFGLAADDAEFLRLEQALEAYTKDLP from the coding sequence ATGCTTGAGCACGGTGGGCGCCTGCGCAACGCGGCCCGGCAATACGGTATTGCCGAGGCGCAATGGCTCGATCTGTCCAGCGGCCTGGCGCCCTGGCCGTTCGAGGTTCCGGCGATTCCACTGCGCGCCTGGGCCCGGCTGCCTGAGACGGATGATGGGCTGGAACAGGCGGCCCGCGATTATTACGGCGCTGAGCATGTGCTGCCGGTGGCAGGTTCCCAGATGGCCATCCAGTTGTTGCCCCGCCTGCGTCGCACCGGCAAGGTCGGCGTGCTGTCGCCCTGTTACGCCGAGCACGCCGAGGCCTGGCGCCGAAGTGGCTACATCGTGCGGGAAGTGCTGGAAGCGGAAGTGGATTTCTTCCTCGACAGCCTCGATGTGCTGGTGGTGGTCAACCCGAACAACCCCACGGGCCTGAGCCTGAGCCCGGAGCGTCTGCTCGACTGGCATGCCCGGCTGGCCCAGCGCGGTGGCTGGCTGGTGGTCGATGAAGCGTTCATGGATGTCACGCCGCAACTGAGCCTGGCGGCCCATGCCCATCAGGTTGGTCTGATCGTGCTGCGTTCGTTCGGCAAGTTCTTTGGGCTGGCCGGAGTTCGCCTGGGCTTTGTATTGGCCGAGCGGCACTTGCTCAGGTTGTTGGCCGAACAGGTCGGGCCATGGGCCGTCAGCGGGCCGACGCGGGTGCTGGGGCAGGCCTGTTTGCTGGACCATGCCGCTCAGGTCCGCCAGCGACAGCGCTGTGAAGTCACCAGCCAGCGCCTGGCGCTGACCCTGGAGCGTCATGGCTTCAAGCCCCAGGGCGGCTGCGGGCTGTTCCAGTGGCTGGTGACCGAGCATGCCCAGGTGCTTCACGATTTCATGGCCCGCCGCGGCATTCTCCTGCGCTTGTTTTCCCACAACAGCAGCCTGCGGTTCGGGCTTGCAGCCGACGATGCAGAATTCCTGCGCCTCGAACAGGCGTTAGAGGCCTACACCAAGGATCTTCCATGA
- a CDS encoding cobyric acid synthase — MTTLMVQGTTSDAGKSTLVTALCRWVRRQGVSVVPFKPQNMALNSAVTADGGEIGRAQAVQAQAAGLEPHTDMNPVLLKPNSDTGAQVIIHGRAVTTMNAVAYHDYKAIAMQAVLASHRRLSEAYPVVMVEGAGSPAEINLRAGDIANMGFAEAVDCPVLLIADINRGGVFAHLVGTLELLSPSEQARVKGFVINRFRGDIALLQPGLDWLEARTGKPVIGVLPYVTDLHLEAEDGLDQRQADKVGQVLKVVVPVLPRISNHTDFDPLRLHPQVDLQFIGPGQAIAPADLIILPGSKSVRSDLAYLRANGWEAAIQRHLRYGGKLLGVCGGLQMLGQQVHDPLGLEGAAGSSAGLGLLAFETTLEHEKQLRNVRGRLALEEAEVSGYEIHAGVTTGPALENAAVYLEDGRCDGAKSLDGQIVGTYLHGLFESPQACSALLRWAGLQDVQAVDYHGLRERDIERLADLVERHLDTGLLRELCGI; from the coding sequence ATGACCACTTTGATGGTGCAGGGCACCACATCCGATGCCGGCAAAAGTACCCTGGTGACGGCGCTGTGCCGCTGGGTCCGCCGCCAGGGCGTCAGCGTGGTGCCGTTCAAGCCGCAGAACATGGCGCTCAACAGCGCGGTGACCGCCGATGGCGGCGAAATCGGGCGCGCCCAGGCGGTACAGGCCCAGGCCGCAGGCCTTGAGCCCCATACCGACATGAACCCGGTGCTGCTCAAGCCCAACAGCGACACCGGGGCCCAGGTCATCATCCATGGGCGTGCCGTGACCACCATGAACGCCGTTGCCTATCACGATTACAAAGCCATCGCGATGCAAGCGGTATTGGCCTCTCACCGGCGGTTGAGCGAGGCCTATCCGGTGGTGATGGTGGAAGGTGCGGGATCGCCGGCGGAAATCAATCTGCGGGCCGGCGACATCGCCAACATGGGCTTTGCCGAAGCGGTGGATTGCCCGGTCCTGCTGATCGCCGATATCAATCGCGGCGGGGTCTTCGCCCATCTGGTGGGCACCCTGGAATTACTGTCGCCCAGCGAGCAGGCGCGGGTGAAAGGCTTCGTCATCAACCGATTTCGCGGCGACATCGCCTTGCTGCAGCCGGGCCTGGATTGGCTTGAGGCGCGTACCGGCAAACCGGTTATTGGCGTGTTGCCCTACGTGACGGATCTGCACCTGGAGGCCGAGGATGGCCTCGACCAGCGCCAGGCCGACAAGGTCGGGCAGGTGCTCAAGGTGGTGGTGCCGGTGTTGCCGCGCATCAGCAACCATACCGATTTCGATCCGTTGCGCCTGCACCCGCAGGTGGACCTGCAATTCATCGGCCCTGGCCAGGCCATTGCGCCGGCCGACCTGATCATCCTGCCCGGTTCGAAAAGCGTGCGCAGCGACCTGGCCTATTTGCGTGCCAACGGCTGGGAGGCGGCTATCCAGCGTCACTTGCGCTATGGCGGCAAACTGCTGGGGGTCTGCGGTGGTTTGCAGATGCTCGGCCAGCAGGTCCACGACCCGCTGGGGCTGGAGGGCGCGGCGGGCTCCAGTGCGGGGCTGGGTTTGCTGGCCTTTGAAACGACGCTGGAGCACGAAAAACAACTGCGTAATGTCCGCGGGCGATTGGCCTTGGAAGAGGCTGAGGTCAGCGGCTATGAGATTCACGCGGGGGTAACCACTGGACCGGCCCTGGAAAACGCAGCGGTGTACTTGGAGGACGGCCGTTGCGACGGCGCGAAAAGTCTCGATGGACAGATTGTCGGCACCTACCTGCATGGACTGTTCGAATCTCCCCAGGCCTGCAGTGCGTTGTTGCGCTGGGCTGGGCTACAGGATGTGCAGGCAGTGGATTACCACGGCTTGCGCGAGCGGGACATCGAGCGGTTGGCGGATCTGGTGGAGCGGCATCTGGACACTGGGTTGTTGCGTGAACTCTGCGGGATCTAG
- a CDS encoding C40 family peptidase — MSTSARLAPLLLAALLSACASRTPPPAPVRAPVVFAPSQPVSPAAEDVLFRALGLVGTPYRWGGNTPDSGFDCSGLIGYVYRDAAGISLPRSTREMIGMRAPEVGKDALQSGDLVFFATNGGSQVSHAGIYVGEGRFVHAPATGGTVKLDSLSKAYWQKAYLGAKRVLQPEHLARNP, encoded by the coding sequence ATGTCGACGTCGGCCCGCCTCGCTCCCCTTCTCCTGGCCGCGCTGCTCAGCGCATGCGCCAGTCGAACCCCGCCCCCTGCGCCTGTGCGTGCTCCGGTGGTATTCGCTCCCTCGCAACCCGTGTCCCCGGCCGCCGAAGACGTACTCTTCCGGGCGCTTGGCCTGGTGGGCACGCCTTATCGCTGGGGTGGCAACACACCGGATTCGGGTTTCGATTGCAGCGGCCTGATCGGTTATGTCTATCGCGACGCGGCCGGTATTTCCCTGCCACGTTCGACCCGCGAAATGATCGGCATGCGAGCCCCGGAAGTCGGTAAGGATGCGTTGCAGAGCGGGGATCTGGTTTTCTTCGCCACCAATGGCGGTTCCCAGGTCAGCCACGCCGGAATCTACGTCGGAGAGGGCCGTTTCGTGCATGCGCCGGCCACCGGTGGGACGGTCAAGCTCGATAGCCTGTCCAAGGCCTATTGGCAGAAGGCTTACCTGGGCGCCAAGCGTGTATTGCAGCCGGAGCATCTGGCACGCAATCCCTGA